A stretch of the Nematostella vectensis chromosome 1, jaNemVect1.1, whole genome shotgun sequence genome encodes the following:
- the LOC5517101 gene encoding radial spoke head 1 homolog, translating to MPVKFAKDDMSDSEEESIGEDELYLGEYEGDRNEDEERHGKGKATLPNGDVYEGEYSHGKRHGQGTYKFKTGGKYTGSYANGKKHGEGTFWYPDGSRYEGFWINDEKHGFGTYYYPNGDAYEGEWSQNQRNGQGMYTYAETGSKYKGSWVAGKMDGAGELIHSNHKFSGFMQQNLPKGKGKYSFDFGCEQRGKYEIVEVVIEKDYEAEEEDDEVVLQPRWRCEEIVGLE from the exons ATGCCGGTAAAATTCGCCAAGGACGACATGTCTGATTCGGAAGAAGAGTCGATTGGAGAAGATGAGCTGTACCTCGGAGAGTACGAGGGAGATAGAAACGAGGACGAGGAAAGGCACGGAAAAGGCAAAGCAACGCTTCCCAATGGTGACGTCTATGAAGGGGAGTATTCCCACGGCAAGCGTCATGGACAGGGCACTTACAA ATTCAAAACTGGCGGAAAATACACTGGTAGCTACGCCAACGGTAAAAAACATGGCGAAGGAACATTCTGGTACCCCGATGGGTCGAGATACGAGGGGTTTTGGATCAACGACGAAAAACACGGATTCGGTACCTACTACTACCCCAACGGGGACGCTTATGAGGGAGAGTGGTCACAGAACCAGAGAAATGGCCAGGGTATGTATACGTACGCGGAGACTGGGTCCAAGTACAAAGGATCATGGGTAGCGGGGAAGATGGATGGAGCCGGTGAGTTGATTCACTCAAACCACAAGTTCTCCGGATTCATGCAGCAGAATTTACCGAAAGGAAAAGGGAAATACTCGTTTGACTTCGGCTGTGAGCAGAGAGGAAAATACGAGATTGTAGAAGTGGTCATCGAGAAGGATTACGAGGCGGAGGAGGAGGACGACGAAGTTGTGCTTCAGCCAAGATGGCGGTGCGAGGAGATTGTGGGACTAGAGTGA